Proteins from a single region of Flavobacterium sp. K5-23:
- a CDS encoding magnesium transporter CorA family protein, which translates to MRAFYKNNNGLIVVPEWFPNCWINIECPTEAEKKYLLEELQIPEAFYDYIEDIDERPRVELENGWSLIIMRIPVTSDDVRLPFHTIPLGVVFKGDVCVTLSFSETEMLTDFVTYTQKKSIDIKDNFDLVLRLLLSSSIWYLKYLKQVNQIIRLAEDNLEMSIRNKELQALLQIGKSLVFFMTSLKGNDILLHKIKNIKDKRDYFDFDLLEDVEIELRQAQETTSIYSDILTGTMDAYASVISNNMNDIMKRLTSISIILMIPTLIASLYGMNVPNDFQNNPYGLWIIISVSILLSAFGVYLFKLKRWF; encoded by the coding sequence ATGAGAGCTTTTTATAAAAACAATAACGGATTAATTGTAGTGCCAGAATGGTTTCCTAACTGCTGGATAAATATCGAATGTCCAACGGAAGCCGAGAAAAAATACTTACTCGAAGAGCTTCAAATTCCTGAGGCATTCTATGATTACATCGAAGACATTGACGAAAGACCACGTGTCGAGTTAGAGAACGGCTGGAGTTTAATTATTATGCGTATTCCTGTCACAAGTGATGATGTGAGATTGCCTTTTCATACCATTCCTTTGGGTGTTGTTTTCAAAGGCGACGTTTGTGTTACTTTAAGTTTTTCTGAAACTGAAATGCTGACTGACTTTGTTACTTATACACAAAAAAAGAGTATCGATATTAAAGATAATTTTGATTTGGTTTTGAGACTATTGTTGTCTTCAAGTATTTGGTATTTGAAATATTTAAAGCAAGTCAATCAAATAATTAGGTTGGCAGAGGATAACTTGGAAATGTCTATCAGGAACAAGGAATTACAGGCTTTACTCCAAATAGGGAAATCATTGGTATTCTTTATGACTTCCTTAAAAGGGAATGATATTTTGCTGCATAAAATTAAAAACATAAAAGATAAAAGAGATTATTTCGATTTCGATTTATTGGAAGATGTAGAGATTGAATTACGACAAGCCCAGGAAACCACAAGTATTTACAGTGATATTTTGACGGGAACAATGGATGCTTATGCGTCTGTGATTTCTAATAATATGAATGACATTATGAAGCGGTTGACTTCAATTTCCATAATACTGATGATTCCCACCTTAATTGCCAGTTTATACGGTATGAATGTGCCAAATGACTTTCAGAATAATCCTTATGGATTATGGATTATTATTTCTGTGTCTATTTTGCTGTCTGCTTTTGGGGTGTATTTATTCAAATTGAAAAGATGGTTTTAA
- the rluF gene encoding 23S rRNA pseudouridine(2604) synthase RluF, whose translation MEENLKRLNKFIGETGYCSRREADKIIEEGRVTINGIVPELGTKVTPFDEVRIDGKLIRERNEKPVYLAFYKPVGIECTTNLDVRNNIVDYINYPKRIFPIGRLDKASEGLIFMTNDGDIVNKILRARNNHEKEYTVTVNKPITDRFIERMGNGVPILDTVTRNCKVEQISKNIFKIILTQGLNRQIRRMCEYLGYEVTALKRIRIINISLDVPVGRYRDLTDAEIKELNELIEPSSKTEEASLPKAEPAKRRTEFIKRDDPRFKNRGEY comes from the coding sequence ATGGAAGAAAATTTAAAACGCCTCAATAAATTCATTGGAGAAACAGGATACTGCTCCCGCCGTGAAGCCGATAAAATTATCGAAGAAGGTCGTGTGACCATCAATGGAATTGTGCCTGAATTAGGAACAAAAGTTACTCCATTTGATGAAGTCCGAATTGACGGTAAATTAATCCGTGAAAGAAATGAGAAACCCGTTTATCTTGCTTTCTACAAGCCTGTAGGTATTGAATGCACGACCAACTTAGATGTACGCAACAACATTGTGGATTATATCAATTACCCAAAACGTATTTTCCCTATTGGTCGATTAGACAAAGCCAGTGAAGGATTGATTTTTATGACTAATGATGGAGACATCGTCAATAAAATATTACGCGCCAGAAACAACCACGAAAAAGAATATACCGTTACCGTTAATAAACCCATCACAGACCGATTCATTGAGAGAATGGGGAATGGAGTGCCTATTTTGGACACCGTTACTAGAAACTGTAAAGTAGAGCAAATCTCAAAAAACATCTTCAAAATCATCCTAACACAGGGTTTAAACCGACAAATTCGTAGAATGTGCGAATATCTGGGTTATGAAGTGACGGCTTTAAAAAGAATTCGCATCATCAACATTTCGCTTGACGTTCCCGTAGGGAGATATCGCGACTTGACCGATGCTGAAATAAAAGAATTAAACGAACTTATCGAACCTTCGAGCAAAACAGAAGAAGCAAGTCTACCAAAAGCAGAACCTGCAAAAAGACGAACGGAATTCATAAAAAGAGACGACCCCAGATTCAAGAATAGAGGGGAGTATTAA
- a CDS encoding alpha/beta fold hydrolase, which produces MKKTLYFIFTKSIGLYINALSFVFPEKATQLAYALFSEPRIGKLSIDKLPKVLQESENETFKHNDDHFQAYTWKGNENTILLVHGWESNASRWENIIPYLQKSGSTIIAIDGPGHGLSSGKEFNIPQYAAFIDIVVQKFKPQHLIGHSLGGKTCLYYQSVYQNTALKKMVILGSPSDFNIILNNYIALLSLNTTIHKGLESHYLTHFKLDLNLFSGQIFASKIKIKGFIAHDTDDTVVLFKEGKKIASNWNDSVFIETKGLGHSMHDDELYNKIFQFLFEAE; this is translated from the coding sequence ATGAAGAAAACCCTCTATTTTATATTTACTAAATCCATAGGATTATATATTAACGCACTGAGTTTTGTATTTCCTGAAAAAGCCACGCAACTTGCTTACGCACTTTTCAGCGAACCTAGAATTGGTAAATTATCAATAGACAAGCTTCCCAAAGTACTTCAGGAATCAGAAAACGAAACTTTCAAGCATAACGATGATCATTTTCAAGCCTACACCTGGAAAGGAAATGAAAACACCATATTATTAGTCCACGGATGGGAAAGCAACGCTTCTAGATGGGAAAACATTATCCCTTACCTTCAAAAATCAGGAAGCACCATTATTGCAATTGACGGACCTGGCCACGGACTATCCAGCGGAAAAGAATTCAATATTCCGCAATATGCCGCATTTATTGACATTGTAGTTCAAAAATTCAAACCTCAACACCTTATAGGACACTCATTAGGCGGTAAAACGTGTCTTTATTACCAATCCGTATATCAAAACACAGCGCTGAAAAAAATGGTGATTCTAGGATCTCCAAGTGACTTCAATATTATCTTGAACAACTATATCGCATTACTAAGTCTGAATACAACTATCCATAAAGGATTAGAATCTCATTATCTAACCCATTTTAAGCTTGATTTAAATCTTTTTTCCGGTCAAATATTTGCATCAAAAATCAAAATAAAAGGGTTTATAGCGCATGATACTGACGACACGGTAGTATTATTTAAAGAAGGAAAAAAAATAGCAAGTAACTGGAACGACTCGGTTTTTATAGAGACCAAAGGACTTGGCCACAGTATGCACGATGACGAGCTGTATAATAAAATCTTTCAATTTTTATTTGAAGCAGAATAA
- a CDS encoding zinc ribbon domain-containing protein, translating to MANTKELSVEDKLRAIYDLQLIDSRIDEIRNVRGELPLEVEDLEDEVAGLSTRSEKLKSELEKVEELIKSKKNAIDEHKEAIKKYTKQQETVRNNREFNSLTKEVEFQELEIQLAEKQIKEMKASIEHKKEVISQSKERLEVKSNHLKHKKSELDAILSETAKEEAFLTEKSNEYQALIEERLMAAYTRIRTSVRNGLAVVSIERGASAGSFFTIPPQTQVEIASRKKIITDEHSGRILVDSVLAEEEKEKMEKLFSKF from the coding sequence ATGGCGAATACGAAAGAATTAAGTGTTGAGGACAAGTTAAGAGCAATTTACGATTTACAACTTATTGACTCAAGAATTGACGAAATTAGAAACGTAAGAGGTGAACTTCCTCTTGAAGTGGAAGATCTAGAAGATGAAGTTGCTGGTTTAAGCACCCGTTCTGAAAAATTGAAAAGCGAACTTGAGAAAGTAGAAGAGCTTATCAAATCTAAAAAGAATGCTATTGATGAGCACAAAGAGGCTATCAAAAAATACACAAAACAACAAGAAACGGTACGTAACAATAGAGAATTCAACTCTTTAACTAAAGAGGTAGAATTCCAAGAACTTGAAATTCAATTAGCTGAAAAGCAAATTAAAGAAATGAAAGCTTCTATTGAACACAAGAAAGAAGTTATTTCTCAATCTAAAGAAAGATTAGAAGTAAAATCAAACCACTTGAAACATAAAAAATCAGAATTAGATGCTATCTTATCTGAAACTGCTAAAGAAGAAGCTTTCTTAACAGAAAAATCTAATGAGTACCAAGCGTTAATCGAAGAAAGATTAATGGCTGCTTACACTAGAATTAGAACTAGCGTTCGTAATGGACTTGCAGTTGTTTCTATTGAAAGAGGTGCATCTGCTGGATCATTCTTTACCATTCCTCCTCAGACGCAAGTTGAAATTGCTTCTAGAAAGAAAATCATCACTGATGAGCATTCAGGAAGAATTTTAGTAGACAGCGTTTTAGCTGAAGAAGAAAAAGAAAAAATGGAAAAATTATTTTCTAAATTCTAA
- a CDS encoding Nif3-like dinuclear metal center hexameric protein — MKIKEILSVLEEMAPLAYAEDFDNVGLLVGDKNADATGVLVCHDALENVIDEAIAKKCNLVVCFHPILFSGLKKITGKNYVERSIIKAIKNDIAIYAVHTALDNHQYGVNKIFCDALGLTNTKILIPKQNFIRKLITYTIPENAEKVRNALFDAGAGNIGNYEDCSFNTKGIGTYMGNENSNPQLGTRFEFVQTEEIKIEVTFEKHLENKILKALFSNHVYEEVAYEIYDLQNKHQNIGLGMIGELDTPMDEKAFLLLVKDKMQSDGIRHSAFIGKKIKKVAVLGGSGSYAIKNAIMAGADAFLTADLKYHQFYEAENQLLLADIGHFESERYTKNYIVDNLRKKILNFAIILSEENTNPVKYL, encoded by the coding sequence TTGAAAATAAAAGAAATCCTTTCCGTACTCGAAGAAATGGCGCCTCTTGCCTATGCTGAAGATTTTGACAATGTAGGTTTATTGGTTGGAGATAAAAACGCGGATGCCACTGGTGTTCTAGTATGTCACGACGCTTTAGAAAACGTTATTGATGAAGCTATTGCTAAAAAATGCAACTTGGTCGTATGCTTTCACCCTATTTTATTTTCGGGATTAAAGAAAATTACCGGGAAAAATTATGTGGAACGCTCCATCATCAAGGCCATTAAAAACGACATTGCCATTTACGCAGTTCATACCGCTTTAGACAATCACCAATATGGCGTGAATAAAATATTTTGTGACGCCCTTGGACTCACAAATACTAAGATTCTTATTCCGAAGCAAAATTTTATTCGAAAATTAATCACCTATACCATTCCAGAAAATGCCGAAAAAGTACGAAATGCTTTATTTGATGCTGGTGCCGGAAATATAGGTAATTATGAAGATTGCAGTTTCAACACTAAAGGCATCGGGACTTATATGGGGAACGAGAATAGTAATCCTCAATTAGGAACACGCTTTGAATTTGTGCAAACAGAAGAGATAAAGATCGAAGTCACATTCGAAAAACACTTGGAAAACAAAATATTGAAAGCCCTTTTCAGCAACCACGTTTATGAAGAAGTAGCTTATGAAATTTATGATTTACAAAACAAACATCAAAACATTGGATTAGGAATGATAGGAGAATTAGATACTCCTATGGATGAAAAAGCCTTTTTACTTCTAGTAAAAGACAAAATGCAGTCTGATGGGATTCGGCATTCTGCTTTTATTGGAAAAAAAATAAAAAAAGTGGCAGTTTTGGGAGGTTCTGGAAGTTATGCCATAAAAAACGCAATTATGGCTGGTGCCGATGCTTTTTTGACCGCAGATTTGAAGTACCATCAGTTTTATGAGGCAGAAAATCAACTTCTTTTGGCAGATATTGGACATTTTGAAAGCGAACGCTATACAAAAAATTATATTGTTGATAATCTTCGGAAAAAAATCCTTAATTTTGCAATCATTTTATCTGAAGAAAATACAAATCCAGTTAAGTACTTATAG
- the lpxK gene encoding tetraacyldisaccharide 4'-kinase: protein MNLLRKILFPLAIKYGFITSIRNFLFDKGVLNSYTFDLPIIAVGNLSVGGTGKSPQIEYLIRLLLDKYKVATLSRGYKRQSQGFILADSSSNAALIGDEPFQFHQKFQTIQVAVDADRKNGIEQLLSQPIKPEVILLDDAYQHRKVKAGFYILLTSYGDLYSDDFMLPTGNLRESRSGAKRANIVVVTKCPPDLSVEEQNQISDKLKLSSTQELYFSRIEYDEFVYAKNKKIKITEIHDTDKLLLAGIAKPEPFFAYLKSANELCLTYPDHHHFDEKDILDIINKSQNKIIITTEKDYVRLKGKIPGEKLFYLPIRSSFLSGSDNFDKNILNYVGTSTRNS from the coding sequence ATGAATTTACTTAGAAAAATACTTTTCCCTCTTGCTATCAAATATGGATTCATCACCAGTATCCGTAATTTTCTTTTTGACAAAGGGGTTTTAAATTCATATACTTTTGATTTGCCAATAATTGCCGTGGGGAATCTTAGCGTAGGAGGAACTGGAAAATCTCCGCAAATAGAATATTTAATTCGGTTGCTTTTAGATAAATACAAAGTGGCTACTTTAAGCAGGGGCTATAAAAGACAATCTCAAGGGTTTATTTTGGCTGATTCTTCATCCAATGCTGCTTTAATAGGGGACGAACCTTTTCAATTTCATCAAAAATTCCAAACGATTCAGGTTGCCGTAGATGCCGATAGAAAAAACGGGATTGAACAATTGCTCTCCCAGCCAATAAAACCAGAGGTCATTTTACTTGATGATGCCTATCAACATAGAAAAGTAAAAGCGGGTTTCTATATACTATTGACTTCTTATGGAGATTTGTATTCAGATGATTTTATGCTTCCTACAGGAAATTTACGAGAAAGCAGGAGCGGTGCAAAACGCGCTAATATTGTAGTGGTTACTAAATGCCCTCCTGATCTTTCAGTTGAAGAGCAGAACCAAATTTCAGATAAATTAAAACTTTCTTCGACACAAGAGTTGTACTTTAGTAGGATTGAATATGATGAGTTTGTTTATGCTAAAAATAAAAAAATCAAGATAACAGAAATTCACGATACAGATAAATTACTATTGGCGGGAATAGCAAAACCGGAACCGTTTTTCGCTTATTTAAAAAGCGCTAATGAGTTGTGTTTGACTTATCCGGACCACCATCATTTTGACGAAAAAGACATTTTAGATATTATTAATAAATCACAAAACAAGATTATCATTACTACTGAGAAAGATTACGTAAGGCTAAAAGGGAAAATCCCCGGTGAAAAACTTTTTTACCTGCCTATACGAAGTTCATTTCTATCAGGAAGCGATAATTTTGATAAAAACATTTTAAATTATGTGGGAACAAGTACAAGAAACAGTTAG
- a CDS encoding purine-nucleoside phosphorylase, whose product MWEQVQETVSYIKAITNFTPEYGVILGSGLGSFTDDMDIEFTIPYNEIPNFPVSTVLGHKGALVFGTMGNKKIVAMQGRFHFYEGYSMKEVTFPVRVMKYLGISKLVVSNASGGVNPDYNMGEIIIIKDHINFTPEHPLNGPNDERFGPRFVNMSEPYSRKMIVKAKELAKELNIVVKDGIYFGLQGPSFETLAEYKMVKILGADCVGMSTVSEVIVARHMDLETFGISVITDIGDEDNIDDISHDEVLEAAKKAEPNVRRLIKELILKY is encoded by the coding sequence ATGTGGGAACAAGTACAAGAAACAGTTAGTTATATTAAGGCAATTACAAATTTCACTCCTGAATACGGAGTGATTTTAGGATCCGGATTAGGCAGTTTTACTGATGATATGGATATAGAATTTACTATACCTTATAATGAGATTCCAAATTTCCCTGTATCGACTGTTTTGGGTCATAAAGGGGCATTGGTTTTTGGGACTATGGGAAATAAGAAAATTGTTGCCATGCAAGGGCGTTTCCATTTTTATGAGGGCTATTCGATGAAAGAGGTAACTTTTCCTGTTCGTGTGATGAAGTATTTAGGAATAAGTAAATTGGTCGTTTCTAATGCATCTGGTGGTGTAAACCCTGACTATAACATGGGAGAAATCATCATCATTAAAGACCATATCAATTTTACACCTGAACATCCATTAAACGGGCCAAATGATGAACGTTTTGGTCCCCGATTTGTAAATATGAGTGAGCCTTATTCGAGGAAAATGATTGTAAAAGCTAAAGAACTAGCCAAGGAATTAAATATTGTTGTTAAGGACGGTATCTATTTTGGGTTGCAAGGACCTAGTTTTGAAACTTTGGCCGAATACAAAATGGTTAAAATTCTTGGTGCTGATTGTGTGGGTATGTCCACTGTGTCCGAAGTTATTGTGGCGCGTCATATGGATCTGGAAACTTTTGGAATATCGGTTATTACTGATATCGGGGACGAAGATAATATTGATGACATTTCTCATGATGAAGTATTGGAAGCAGCTAAAAAAGCAGAACCAAATGTGAGAAGATTGATAAAAGAACTGATATTAAAATACTAA
- a CDS encoding response regulator — protein sequence MKNIFILIVFFNSLLYSQSKQITDSIVYYNSLSNYNIKVNNYRNVLFYTQKAINYAEAKKNIEAQAFNTFKLGKIYFDLKKTNDAIETLSESVLLFKKTKINTTYAQAYYYLSMAYIVNENFNSADICIDKALSISNSLNTEDVYDQLNLQKGIIYKLTGNNESALAIFNTIIAKPDSPLLLNSKAEALYQIGVIEEKKNRNNLALNYFNKALELNAKGTNLEQKSNILLALGFVHEKMLDKSNAYSYLKQHLNLKERLTILNNEKLGIDDYENFKETQRLKKITVLNKQNEEKKKSEKFSKLINILAISLISILSLLSLSLYKNNIIRNKSNLLLKEKNQELLIAKEKAEKATQARSDFLSTVSHELRTPLNAINGITHLLLEENPRKSQIKYLSSLQFSGNYLSTFINDILEINKIDSNKTELEKISFNLKQLLKDIKNSLKEIAIQNNNSFKLNIDSDIPDYLIGDPTRLSQILMNLINNALKFTKNGSVFIVAKQTSLENNISKISFEIIDTGIGIKEDKLKTVFESFSQGSVEINRKYGGTGLGLTIVESLVKLLGGQIELKSEFGKGSTFSFELEFKVNEKQLPAEIKKLNYDDSIFANKNFLIVEDNSINQMITKKMLENKGIQCEVIDNGEDAIEIVRNNKFDMVLMDVHLPGMNGTEATKAIREFDPTTPIIAITAISLNENREMLLSFGMNDVITKPFAPEDFYATIAKNI from the coding sequence ATGAAAAATATTTTCATTCTTATCGTGTTTTTTAATTCGCTTCTGTATTCTCAATCGAAACAGATAACGGATAGTATTGTGTATTACAACAGTTTATCAAATTATAACATTAAGGTAAACAACTATAGAAATGTCCTTTTTTATACGCAGAAAGCCATCAATTACGCTGAAGCAAAAAAGAATATTGAAGCACAAGCATTCAATACTTTCAAACTGGGGAAAATTTATTTTGATTTAAAAAAAACAAATGATGCCATAGAAACTTTGTCGGAGAGCGTCTTGTTATTTAAAAAAACAAAGATTAATACAACGTATGCTCAGGCCTACTACTATTTAAGTATGGCTTATATTGTAAATGAAAATTTCAACTCAGCTGATATTTGCATAGACAAAGCCCTATCGATTTCTAACTCATTGAATACTGAGGATGTTTATGACCAACTGAATCTTCAAAAAGGGATTATATACAAACTGACAGGAAACAATGAATCAGCATTAGCTATTTTCAATACTATCATTGCCAAACCTGACAGCCCGCTACTATTAAATAGCAAAGCAGAAGCTTTATACCAAATTGGGGTTATTGAAGAGAAAAAAAATCGAAATAATTTAGCTTTAAATTATTTCAACAAAGCTTTAGAACTCAATGCTAAAGGAACTAATCTTGAGCAGAAATCTAACATCCTGTTAGCCTTAGGCTTTGTACATGAAAAAATGCTTGATAAAAGTAATGCATACTCTTATTTGAAACAACATTTAAATCTAAAGGAAAGACTTACTATCTTAAACAATGAAAAACTAGGGATTGATGATTATGAAAATTTTAAAGAAACCCAGCGACTTAAAAAGATCACTGTTTTAAACAAACAAAACGAGGAAAAGAAAAAATCAGAGAAATTTTCTAAACTCATCAATATTCTGGCAATTTCCTTAATTTCAATCTTATCCCTGTTAAGTTTATCGCTTTACAAGAATAACATTATACGAAATAAATCTAATTTATTATTAAAAGAAAAAAACCAAGAACTCCTAATTGCCAAAGAAAAAGCGGAAAAAGCCACACAGGCAAGATCCGACTTTTTATCTACTGTAAGCCATGAGTTGCGAACACCTCTAAATGCAATAAATGGAATAACCCATTTACTACTAGAGGAAAACCCAAGAAAATCGCAAATTAAATATTTATCATCTTTACAATTTTCAGGAAATTACCTATCTACATTTATTAATGATATACTTGAAATAAACAAAATAGATTCTAATAAAACGGAACTTGAAAAGATAAGTTTCAACCTCAAGCAGCTCTTGAAAGACATTAAAAACTCTTTAAAAGAGATTGCCATTCAAAACAATAATAGTTTTAAATTAAATATTGATTCGGACATTCCTGATTATTTAATAGGTGACCCAACTCGATTGTCTCAAATATTAATGAATTTAATTAATAACGCTCTTAAATTCACTAAAAACGGGAGTGTCTTTATTGTTGCAAAACAAACTTCATTAGAAAATAATATTTCTAAAATATCATTTGAAATAATAGATACTGGAATTGGAATAAAAGAAGACAAGCTAAAAACGGTATTTGAAAGTTTTTCACAAGGTTCAGTAGAAATCAATAGAAAATATGGTGGAACTGGACTAGGATTAACAATAGTTGAAAGCTTAGTAAAACTATTGGGTGGCCAAATTGAACTGAAAAGTGAATTTGGGAAAGGTTCTACTTTTTCATTCGAATTAGAGTTTAAAGTCAATGAAAAACAACTACCCGCTGAAATAAAAAAACTCAACTATGACGATTCTATATTTGCAAACAAAAACTTTTTAATAGTAGAGGATAACAGCATAAACCAAATGATTACCAAAAAAATGCTGGAGAACAAGGGAATCCAATGCGAAGTAATTGACAACGGTGAGGATGCTATTGAAATCGTTAGAAACAATAAATTTGATATGGTTTTAATGGATGTTCATTTACCAGGAATGAACGGTACTGAAGCTACAAAAGCAATTCGAGAATTCGACCCCACCACTCCTATTATTGCCATCACAGCAATATCATTAAATGAAAACAGGGAAATGTTATTATCATTCGGGATGAATGATGTTATTACAAAACCATTTGCTCCCGAAGATTTTTATGCTACTATTGCTAAGAATATATAA
- the gap gene encoding type I glyceraldehyde-3-phosphate dehydrogenase yields the protein MIRVAINGFGRIGRNLFRLLLNHPSIEVVAINDIADKKTMAHLMKYDSIHGVLPFTVSTDEKGILIDGKSYLFFHEKDISNLDWKSINIDYVIESTGKHKTFEELNAHILAGAKKVILSAPSDVDEIKTVVLGVNQDILDGTETIISNASCTTNNAAPMIKVIKELCGIEQAYITTIHSYTTDQSLHDQPHKDLRRARGASQSIVPTTTGAAKALTKIFPEFEGKIGGCGIRVPVPNGSLTDITFNVKRTVTIEEINAAFANAAQTNLKGILDYTEDPIVSVDIIGNKNSCVFDAQLTSVIDKMVKVVGWYDNETGYSSRIIDLILLTKK from the coding sequence ATGATAAGAGTTGCCATAAATGGCTTTGGAAGAATAGGTAGAAATTTATTTCGCTTGCTTTTAAACCATCCTAGTATAGAAGTTGTTGCTATTAATGACATTGCTGATAAAAAAACAATGGCTCATTTAATGAAATACGATAGTATTCACGGAGTTTTACCTTTCACTGTTAGTACAGATGAAAAGGGAATTCTGATAGACGGTAAATCGTATTTATTTTTCCATGAAAAAGATATTTCAAACCTTGATTGGAAAAGCATAAACATAGATTATGTAATTGAATCCACAGGTAAACACAAGACTTTTGAAGAATTGAATGCTCATATTTTGGCTGGAGCCAAAAAGGTAATTCTTTCTGCTCCATCCGATGTTGACGAAATAAAAACAGTTGTTTTAGGTGTAAACCAAGATATTCTTGATGGAACCGAAACAATAATCTCTAATGCAAGCTGCACCACAAATAACGCAGCTCCCATGATTAAAGTGATTAAAGAACTTTGTGGTATTGAACAAGCATACATTACAACGATACACTCGTATACCACTGACCAAAGTTTACATGATCAACCGCATAAAGATTTACGCAGAGCACGTGGAGCAAGTCAATCTATTGTACCCACAACAACTGGAGCTGCAAAAGCATTGACAAAAATTTTTCCGGAATTTGAAGGGAAAATTGGTGGTTGTGGAATACGAGTTCCTGTGCCTAATGGCTCATTGACTGATATTACCTTTAACGTGAAACGTACTGTAACAATAGAAGAAATAAATGCAGCTTTCGCAAATGCAGCACAAACAAATCTAAAAGGAATTTTAGACTATACAGAAGATCCAATCGTGTCTGTAGATATAATTGGGAATAAAAATTCCTGTGTATTTGACGCTCAACTTACCTCGGTAATAGATAAAATGGTAAAGGTTGTAGGATGGTATGATAACGAAACGGGGTATTCTTCAAGAATAATCGATTTAATACTGTTGACAAAAAAATAA
- the lipA gene encoding lipoyl synthase, with protein sequence METVVENTLPVGKPKWLKVKLPIGQKYTELRGLVDKYSLNTICTSGSCPNMGECWGEGTATFMILGNTCTRSCGFCGVKTGRPETVDWDEPEKVARSIKIMNIKHAVITSVDRDDLKDGGSIIWIETVKAIRRMNPNTTLETLIPDFQGIERNIDRIVEANPEVVSHNVETVRRLTREVRIQAKYDRSLEVLRYLKEKGINRTKSGIMLGLGEKEDEVFQTMRDLRDANVDVVTIGQYLQPSKKHLPVKEFITPDQFAIYEKYGLELGFRHVESGPLVRSSYKAQKHIL encoded by the coding sequence ATGGAAACTGTTGTAGAAAATACTTTACCTGTTGGAAAGCCAAAATGGCTGAAGGTAAAACTCCCGATAGGACAAAAATACACTGAGCTTCGAGGCTTAGTAGACAAATATAGCTTAAACACGATTTGCACCTCTGGAAGTTGCCCTAATATGGGTGAATGCTGGGGCGAAGGAACAGCTACTTTTATGATTTTAGGAAATACTTGTACTCGTTCATGCGGTTTTTGTGGTGTAAAAACCGGTAGACCTGAAACGGTGGACTGGGACGAACCTGAAAAAGTAGCGCGCTCTATTAAAATCATGAATATCAAACATGCTGTGATTACTAGTGTGGACAGAGATGATTTAAAAGATGGTGGCTCTATTATTTGGATAGAAACGGTAAAAGCCATTCGTAGAATGAATCCCAATACCACTTTAGAAACTTTGATTCCTGATTTTCAGGGTATCGAAAGAAACATAGATCGTATTGTGGAGGCTAATCCTGAAGTGGTGTCTCATAATGTGGAAACTGTACGCAGATTGACTCGTGAAGTACGTATTCAAGCAAAATACGACAGAAGTCTTGAAGTATTGAGATACCTGAAAGAAAAAGGGATTAACAGAACCAAATCAGGAATTATGTTAGGTCTAGGTGAAAAAGAAGACGAAGTTTTTCAAACGATGAGAGACCTTCGTGATGCTAATGTAGATGTTGTTACTATAGGCCAATATTTACAGCCTAGTAAAAAACATTTACCGGTAAAGGAATTCATCACACCAGATCAATTTGCAATATATGAGAAATACGGTCTGGAATTAGGTTTCCGTCATGTAGAAAGCGGACCATTAGTTCGTTCATCTTATAAAGCACAGAAACACATATTATAG